One genomic window of Leopardus geoffroyi isolate Oge1 chromosome C3, O.geoffroyi_Oge1_pat1.0, whole genome shotgun sequence includes the following:
- the RGS13 gene encoding regulator of G-protein signaling 13 isoform X2, with translation MSRRTCWICKPCRDESQRLPSNITLEEVLQWAQSFEKLMATKYGPVVYAAYLKMEHSDENIKFWMACETYKKIASRWSRISRAKKLYKIYIRPQSPREINIDSSTRETIIRNIQEPTQTCFEEAQKIVYMHMERDSYPRFLKSEMYQNLLKTIQPNNS, from the exons ATGAGCAGGCGGACTTGTTGGATTTGCAAGCCTTGCAGAGATGAATCTCAGAGGCTCCCGTCAAA catTACTTTGGAAGAAGTGTTACAGTGGGCCCAGTCTTTTGAAAAGTTGATGGCTACGAAAT ATGGTCCAGTAGTCTATGCAGCATACTTAAAAATGGAACACAGTGATGAGAATATTAAATTCTGGATGGCATGTGAAACCTATAAGAAAATTGCCTCACGATGGAGCAGAATTTCTAGGGCAAAAAAGCTTTATAAGATTTACATCCGGCCACAGTCCCCTAGAGAG ATTAACATTGACAGTTCAACAAGAGAGACTATCATCAGGAATATTCAAGAACCCACTCAAACGTGTTTTGAAGAGGCTCAAAAGATAGTGTATATGCACATGGAAAGGGACTCGTATCCCAGGTTTCTAAAGTCAGAAATGTACCAGAACCTTTTGAAGACTATTCAGCCCAACAATTCCTAA
- the RGS13 gene encoding regulator of G-protein signaling 13 isoform X1 yields the protein MCRPEWPNSIVLLLCLCYNTRKMSRRTCWICKPCRDESQRLPSNITLEEVLQWAQSFEKLMATKYGPVVYAAYLKMEHSDENIKFWMACETYKKIASRWSRISRAKKLYKIYIRPQSPREINIDSSTRETIIRNIQEPTQTCFEEAQKIVYMHMERDSYPRFLKSEMYQNLLKTIQPNNS from the exons ATGTGCAGGCCAGAATGGCCAAACAGCATAgtcctgcttctctgtctctgttatAATACTCG AAAAATGAGCAGGCGGACTTGTTGGATTTGCAAGCCTTGCAGAGATGAATCTCAGAGGCTCCCGTCAAA catTACTTTGGAAGAAGTGTTACAGTGGGCCCAGTCTTTTGAAAAGTTGATGGCTACGAAAT ATGGTCCAGTAGTCTATGCAGCATACTTAAAAATGGAACACAGTGATGAGAATATTAAATTCTGGATGGCATGTGAAACCTATAAGAAAATTGCCTCACGATGGAGCAGAATTTCTAGGGCAAAAAAGCTTTATAAGATTTACATCCGGCCACAGTCCCCTAGAGAG ATTAACATTGACAGTTCAACAAGAGAGACTATCATCAGGAATATTCAAGAACCCACTCAAACGTGTTTTGAAGAGGCTCAAAAGATAGTGTATATGCACATGGAAAGGGACTCGTATCCCAGGTTTCTAAAGTCAGAAATGTACCAGAACCTTTTGAAGACTATTCAGCCCAACAATTCCTAA